The Streptomyces sp. NBC_00670 genome window below encodes:
- a CDS encoding DeoR/GlpR family DNA-binding transcription regulator — MSENQNLLAEQRRTLILDEVRRRGGVRVNELTRKLGVSDMTVRRDLDALARQGVLEKVHGGAVPVVEASTHEPGFEAKSGLELTAKEDIARAAAQLVAPGTAIALSGGTTTYALAHHLLDVPDLTVVTNSVRVADVFHSAQRAMGQRQGAATVVLTGGVRTPSDSLVGPVADQAIAALHFDMLFLGVHGISAEAGLSTPNLAEAETNRRLVQSARRVVVVADHTKWGTVGLSSFATLEQVDTLVTDSGLPAEARAEMAEHLDRLVVAGEPETVGETADREEPGETEQSG, encoded by the coding sequence GTGAGCGAGAATCAGAACCTGCTCGCGGAGCAGCGCCGCACCCTGATCCTCGACGAGGTACGCCGCCGCGGCGGCGTCCGTGTCAACGAGCTGACGCGCAAGCTCGGCGTCTCCGACATGACGGTCCGCCGGGACCTCGACGCGCTGGCCCGCCAGGGCGTACTGGAGAAGGTGCACGGCGGCGCGGTCCCGGTGGTCGAGGCGAGCACGCACGAACCCGGGTTCGAGGCCAAGTCCGGCCTGGAGCTGACCGCCAAGGAGGACATCGCGCGGGCGGCGGCCCAACTGGTCGCGCCGGGCACGGCAATCGCGCTCTCCGGCGGTACGACGACCTACGCGCTGGCGCACCATCTGCTGGACGTGCCGGACCTCACGGTCGTCACCAACTCGGTGCGGGTGGCCGACGTCTTCCACTCCGCGCAGCGCGCCATGGGTCAGCGGCAGGGCGCGGCCACGGTGGTGCTGACCGGCGGGGTGCGCACGCCGTCGGACTCGCTGGTGGGCCCGGTGGCCGACCAGGCGATCGCGGCGCTCCACTTCGACATGCTGTTCCTCGGCGTGCACGGGATATCCGCCGAGGCCGGACTGTCGACACCGAACCTGGCCGAGGCCGAGACCAACCGGCGCCTCGTGCAGTCCGCGCGCCGGGTGGTCGTGGTCGCCGACCACACCAAGTGGGGCACGGTGGGCCTGAGTTCGTTCGCCACGCTGGAGCAGGTGGACACGCTGGTGACCGATTCCGGTCTGCCGGCCGAGGCCAGGGCGGAGATGGCGGAACATCTGGACCGGCTGGTGGTCGCCGGGGAGCCGGAGACGGTGGGCGAGACGGCGGACCGGGAAGAGCCGGGCGAGACGGAGCAGTCGGGTTGA
- a CDS encoding PLP-dependent cysteine synthase family protein, with protein sequence MSTTPTHRPGATLDVDRTDVPYRDWLKEAVRKVQADANRSADTHLLLFPLPEHWGIDLYLKDESTHPTGSLKHRLARSLFLYGLCNGWVRPDRPVIEASSGSTAVSEAYFAKLIGVPFIAVMPRTTSAEKIRLIEFHGGRCHFVDDSRTMYQESARLAAETGGHYMDQFTYAERATDWRGNNNIAESVFRQLERERFPEPAWVVATAGTGGTSATIARYVHYMQYDTRVCVADPENSCFFEGWTTGDPDVVCERASRIEGIGRPRMEPSFVPGAVDRMMKVPDAAAVAAVRALDRAMGRKAGGSTGTGLWSALKIVAEMVAEGRRGSVVTLLCDPGDRYLDKYYSDAWLASEGLDIAPYTAAIDTLLTTGVWPD encoded by the coding sequence GTGAGCACCACCCCCACCCACCGGCCCGGCGCCACCCTCGACGTCGACCGCACCGACGTGCCGTACCGCGACTGGCTCAAAGAGGCCGTCCGCAAGGTCCAGGCCGACGCCAATCGCTCGGCGGACACGCACCTCCTGCTCTTCCCCCTGCCCGAGCACTGGGGCATCGACCTGTACCTCAAGGACGAGTCGACGCACCCCACCGGCAGCCTCAAGCACCGGCTGGCCCGCTCGCTCTTCCTCTACGGACTGTGCAACGGCTGGGTCCGCCCGGACCGCCCGGTGATCGAGGCGTCCAGCGGCTCGACGGCCGTCTCGGAGGCGTACTTCGCGAAACTGATCGGCGTGCCCTTCATCGCGGTCATGCCGCGCACGACGAGCGCCGAGAAGATCCGCCTCATCGAGTTCCACGGCGGACGGTGCCACTTCGTCGACGACTCCCGCACGATGTACCAGGAGTCCGCCCGCCTCGCGGCGGAGACCGGCGGCCACTACATGGACCAGTTCACCTACGCGGAACGGGCCACGGACTGGCGCGGCAACAACAACATCGCCGAGTCCGTCTTCCGCCAGCTGGAGCGGGAGCGGTTCCCGGAGCCGGCGTGGGTCGTCGCCACCGCCGGCACCGGCGGCACCTCCGCGACCATCGCCCGGTACGTGCACTACATGCAGTACGACACCCGTGTCTGCGTCGCCGACCCGGAGAACTCCTGCTTCTTCGAGGGCTGGACGACCGGCGACCCGGACGTCGTCTGCGAACGGGCCTCACGCATCGAGGGGATCGGCCGGCCGCGCATGGAGCCCAGCTTCGTGCCGGGCGCCGTCGACCGCATGATGAAGGTCCCGGACGCGGCCGCCGTCGCCGCCGTGCGCGCGCTGGACCGCGCGATGGGCCGCAAGGCGGGCGGCTCCACGGGCACCGGACTGTGGAGCGCGCTGAAGATCGTCGCGGAGATGGTGGCCGAGGGGCGGCGGGGGAGCGTGGTCACCCTGCTGTGCGACCCCGGGGACCGCTATCTGGACAAGTACTACTCGGACGCCTGGCTCGCGTCGGAGGGGCTGGACATCGCCCCGTACACGGCCGCGATCGACACCCTGCTGACCACGGGGGTGTGGCCGGACTGA
- a CDS encoding ATP-binding protein — protein MISQPSRHCTVELQALPSRIGQVRRIVSAQLRYWHLDALIDRASLGVTELLTNVHRHAEPDKTCTVEIELLLDRLTVSVRDHDPRLPTVCEAEPGSTCGRGLAMVAELSESWGVRPDGEEGKVVWFALSACAPVVSVPNLASGDAKGVTAVTAAGRRERTVVRSAAVPG, from the coding sequence GTGATCAGCCAGCCAAGCAGGCACTGCACGGTGGAGCTCCAAGCCCTGCCGTCGCGGATCGGACAGGTCCGCAGAATCGTATCGGCGCAATTGCGCTACTGGCATCTCGATGCCCTCATCGACCGGGCCTCGCTCGGCGTGACCGAGTTGCTCACCAACGTGCACCGGCATGCCGAGCCCGACAAGACGTGCACCGTGGAGATCGAGCTGCTGCTCGACCGTCTGACGGTCTCGGTGCGCGACCACGACCCCCGGCTGCCCACCGTCTGCGAGGCGGAGCCCGGCTCCACCTGCGGGCGGGGGCTGGCGATGGTCGCCGAACTCAGCGAGAGCTGGGGCGTGCGGCCGGACGGGGAGGAGGGAAAGGTGGTGTGGTTCGCGCTGTCGGCGTGCGCGCCGGTGGTGTCGGTGCCGAACCTCGCGTCCGGGGACGCGAAAGGGGTTACGGCGGTGACTGCCGCCGGGCGGCGGGAGCGAACGGTGGTGCGGTCCGCGGCGGTGCCGGGGTGA
- a CDS encoding SHOCT domain-containing protein: MQTLAHWDGGPGPWILFFPLIWAAVVVAGVTLLRRTGWRGRGGPWRSVDAGRPRGDSPLAVLGRRFASGEIDEDEYWRRASVLEEHFGPVDKPRSP, translated from the coding sequence ATGCAGACCCTGGCGCACTGGGACGGTGGGCCCGGCCCGTGGATCCTGTTCTTCCCGCTGATCTGGGCGGCGGTCGTGGTCGCCGGCGTGACGCTGCTGCGCCGCACCGGGTGGCGCGGGCGCGGCGGCCCGTGGCGTTCCGTCGACGCCGGCCGCCCGAGGGGTGACTCGCCCCTCGCGGTACTCGGCCGCCGGTTCGCCTCCGGCGAGATCGACGAGGACGAGTACTGGCGCCGGGCCTCGGTGCTGGAGGAGCACTTCGGCCCCGTCGACAAGCCTCGCTCACCATGA
- a CDS encoding TetR/AcrR family transcriptional regulator produces the protein MSTSERLVESTRDLLWERGYVGTSPKAILERAGAGQGSMYHHFKGKPDLALAAIRRTAEEMRATAAGVLHGPGTPYARVTAYLRRERDVLRGCPVGRLTMDPEVIASDALRAPVDETLDWLREELAGIVEEGQEQGEFAPSLDAEEVAATIVATVQGGYVLARASGSPAAFDAGVRGLLALLRPADRGDV, from the coding sequence ATGAGTACCTCGGAGAGACTCGTGGAGTCCACCCGCGACCTGCTGTGGGAGCGCGGCTACGTGGGCACCAGCCCCAAGGCGATCCTGGAGCGGGCGGGCGCCGGCCAGGGCAGCATGTACCACCACTTCAAGGGCAAGCCCGACCTCGCGCTGGCCGCGATCCGCCGTACCGCCGAGGAGATGCGGGCGACCGCGGCCGGCGTCCTGCACGGACCCGGCACGCCGTACGCGCGCGTGACGGCGTATCTGCGGCGCGAGCGTGACGTCCTGCGCGGCTGCCCCGTCGGCCGGCTGACCATGGACCCGGAGGTGATCGCGAGCGACGCGCTGCGCGCGCCCGTCGACGAGACGCTGGACTGGCTGCGCGAGGAACTGGCCGGGATCGTCGAGGAGGGCCAGGAACAGGGGGAGTTCGCGCCGTCGCTGGACGCCGAGGAGGTGGCGGCGACGATCGTGGCGACGGTCCAGGGCGGCTACGTCCTGGCCCGTGCGTCGGGCTCCCCGGCCGCCTTCGACGCCGGGGTGCGCGGACTGCTCGCCCTGCTGCGGCCCGCCGACCGGGGAGACGTGTGA
- a CDS encoding DUF4865 family protein — protein MQAMQYEITLPADYDMGIVRERVARVGHALDDWDGLGLKAYLVRERGVDGSHINQYAPFYLWHEARGMNAFLYGGPFQGFVDDFGRPSVRQWTGLWYEESPVAGAGARVAVRHRRPVPEGIALGEVAEEVMHEAGLLVSLDGAVCAAVAVDSRHWEVVRFSLWEHEAPKTDGDVFQVLRLSAPGRDRLPRGRQW, from the coding sequence ATGCAGGCGATGCAGTACGAGATCACCCTGCCCGCCGACTACGACATGGGCATCGTGCGGGAGCGCGTGGCCCGCGTCGGGCACGCGCTCGACGACTGGGACGGGCTCGGGCTCAAGGCGTACCTCGTGCGCGAGCGCGGGGTGGACGGCTCCCACATCAACCAGTACGCGCCGTTCTACCTGTGGCACGAGGCACGCGGCATGAACGCCTTCCTGTACGGGGGGCCGTTCCAGGGGTTCGTCGACGACTTCGGGCGGCCGTCCGTCCGGCAGTGGACGGGGCTCTGGTACGAGGAGAGCCCGGTCGCCGGTGCCGGGGCGCGCGTCGCGGTGCGGCACCGCAGGCCGGTTCCCGAGGGGATCGCCCTCGGCGAGGTGGCGGAGGAGGTCATGCACGAGGCGGGGCTGCTGGTCTCGCTGGACGGCGCGGTGTGCGCGGCGGTGGCCGTCGACTCCCGGCACTGGGAGGTGGTGCGGTTCTCGCTCTGGGAGCACGAGGCACCGAAGACGGACGGCGACGTCTTCCAGGTGCTGCGCCTGTCGGCACCGGGGAGGGACCGGCTGCCGCGCGGCCGGCAGTGGTGA
- a CDS encoding ROK family protein → MSGKAAPRAAGEGNTRARLDRGRGALGPALELVHTGRAPTRAVLTAALGVTRATAGAVAAELEALGLIRVDAHPGAAAGSQGRPSHRLEVAEDGPVALAAQIHADGYRAALVGLGGRIVATAPGCETVDPDPAKVLGSVVEAGADLLRATGLRCVGAGLAVPAAVAEPEGLALNPMHVDWPAGAPVREIFTDLVRAAGLEGPAFAANDVNLAALAEHRHGAGRGARDLLCVATGHRGVGGALVLDGRLHSGSSGLALEVGHLTVNPEGRPCHCGSRGCLDVEADPLAFLTAAGRDPGPELSLLQQANDLIRAHHADDPAVRAATEALIDRLGLGLAGLVNILNPDRIILGGFHRTLLDTDPDRLSAVVADRSLWGRSGGVPILPCTLDHNSLVGAAELAWQPVLDDPLTALAGS, encoded by the coding sequence ATGAGCGGCAAGGCGGCCCCGCGCGCGGCGGGGGAAGGGAACACCCGGGCACGGCTGGACCGGGGCCGCGGCGCCCTCGGCCCCGCACTCGAACTCGTGCACACCGGCCGCGCCCCCACCCGCGCCGTCCTCACCGCCGCCCTCGGCGTCACCCGCGCCACCGCGGGCGCCGTCGCCGCCGAACTCGAGGCACTCGGCCTCATCCGCGTCGACGCCCACCCCGGCGCCGCCGCCGGCTCCCAGGGCCGCCCCTCGCACCGCCTGGAGGTCGCCGAGGACGGCCCCGTCGCCCTGGCCGCCCAGATCCACGCCGACGGCTATCGCGCCGCCCTCGTCGGCCTCGGCGGCCGCATCGTGGCCACCGCCCCCGGCTGCGAGACCGTCGATCCCGACCCGGCCAAGGTGCTCGGCTCGGTCGTCGAGGCCGGCGCCGACCTGCTCCGCGCGACCGGCCTGCGCTGCGTGGGCGCCGGCCTGGCCGTCCCGGCCGCCGTGGCCGAACCGGAGGGGCTCGCCCTCAACCCGATGCACGTGGACTGGCCGGCCGGCGCCCCCGTCCGGGAGATCTTCACGGACCTCGTGCGCGCCGCCGGCCTCGAAGGCCCCGCCTTCGCCGCCAACGACGTCAACCTCGCCGCCCTCGCCGAACACCGGCACGGCGCCGGCCGCGGCGCCCGCGACCTGCTCTGCGTGGCCACCGGGCACCGCGGTGTGGGCGGCGCGCTGGTGCTCGACGGACGGCTGCACAGCGGCAGTTCGGGACTGGCCCTGGAGGTGGGGCACCTCACCGTCAACCCCGAGGGCCGCCCCTGCCACTGCGGCAGCCGTGGTTGCCTGGACGTGGAGGCCGACCCGCTGGCGTTCCTCACCGCCGCGGGCCGCGACCCCGGCCCCGAACTCTCCCTGCTGCAACAGGCGAACGACCTGATCCGGGCCCATCACGCAGACGATCCGGCCGTCCGCGCCGCCACCGAGGCGCTCATCGACCGGCTCGGACTGGGACTGGCCGGGCTGGTCAACATCCTCAACCCCGACCGGATCATCCTCGGCGGCTTCCACCGCACCCTGCTGGACACCGACCCCGACCGGCTGAGCGCCGTCGTCGCCGACCGCAGCCTGTGGGGGCGCAGCGGCGGCGTGCCGATCCTGCCGTGCACCCTGGACCACAACAGCCTCGTCGGCGCGGCGGAACTGGCCTGGCAGCCGGTCCTGGACGACCCGCTGACGGCACTCGCGGGAAGCTGA
- a CDS encoding methyltransferase: MNDPMIVPQGTYHLTRFPADPRDRLRAWDAADAYLLRHLAATGVPERTGGVVVLGDRWGALTTALAPHHPVQITDSFLARQATLANLARAGVDPAAVRLLTTQDDPPDTVDVLLVRVPKSLALLEDQLHRLAPAVRRNTVVVGAGMVKEIHTSTLRTFERILGPTRTSLAEQKARLIHCTPDPDLDRGPNPWPYRYALPDGIGVLSGRRVTNHAGVFCADRLDIGTRFFLRHLPRPRAGRRVVDLGCGNGIVGTAAALAEPGADVLFVDESYQAVASARETYRENAGAGGRAEFLVGDGLADTAPASADLVLNNPPFHSHQATTDAPARRMFAQARRALRPGGELWVVGNRHLGHHITLRRLFGNSELVAGDPKFVVLKAVKK, translated from the coding sequence ATGAACGACCCCATGATCGTCCCCCAGGGCACCTACCACCTCACCCGTTTCCCCGCGGATCCCCGCGACCGGCTGCGGGCCTGGGACGCCGCCGACGCGTATCTGCTGCGCCACCTCGCGGCGACCGGCGTCCCGGAGAGGACAGGTGGCGTCGTCGTGCTCGGCGACCGGTGGGGCGCGCTCACCACCGCCCTTGCTCCGCACCACCCCGTCCAGATCACCGACTCGTTCCTCGCCCGGCAGGCCACCCTCGCCAATCTCGCGCGCGCCGGCGTCGATCCGGCGGCCGTGCGCCTGCTCACCACCCAGGACGACCCGCCGGACACGGTCGACGTCCTCCTCGTCCGCGTGCCGAAGAGCCTCGCCCTGCTCGAGGACCAGTTGCACCGGCTCGCCCCGGCCGTGCGCCGGAACACGGTCGTCGTCGGCGCCGGCATGGTGAAGGAGATCCACACCTCGACGCTGCGGACCTTTGAGCGGATCCTCGGCCCGACCCGCACCTCGCTCGCCGAGCAGAAGGCCCGGCTGATCCACTGCACCCCCGACCCGGACCTGGACCGGGGGCCCAACCCGTGGCCGTACCGCTACGCGCTGCCCGACGGCATCGGCGTGCTGTCGGGGCGCCGGGTCACCAACCACGCGGGTGTCTTCTGCGCCGACCGGCTCGACATCGGCACCCGTTTCTTCCTGCGCCATCTCCCGCGCCCCCGCGCCGGCCGGCGCGTGGTGGACCTCGGCTGCGGCAACGGCATCGTGGGCACCGCGGCGGCCCTCGCCGAACCCGGCGCCGACGTGCTGTTCGTCGACGAGTCGTACCAGGCGGTGGCGTCGGCCAGGGAGACCTACCGGGAGAACGCGGGCGCCGGCGGCCGGGCCGAGTTCCTCGTCGGCGACGGCCTCGCGGACACCGCCCCGGCCAGTGCCGATCTGGTGCTGAACAATCCGCCGTTCCACTCCCACCAGGCCACCACCGACGCGCCCGCCCGCCGCATGTTCGCCCAGGCCCGCCGCGCCCTGCGGCCGGGCGGCGAGCTGTGGGTGGTCGGCAACCGCCATCTGGGCCACCACATCACCCTGCGGCGCCTGTTCGGCAACAGCGAACTCGTCGCGGGCGACCCGAAGTTCGTGGTCCTGAAGGCCGTCAAGAAGTAA
- a CDS encoding MFS transporter, which produces MPGSRTDLVRLRTVLTTFFALDGFVFAGWVVRIPAIKAQTGASASALGLALLGVSAGAVVTMTLTGRLCRRFGSHPVTVVCAVLLSLSIALPPLTHSAWALGAVLCVFGAAYGGINVAFNSAAVDLVAALGRPIMPSFHAAFSLGGMVGAGLGGLVAGSLTPTQHLLCLTVIGLVVTAVAGRALLRQEPPRPPEPTPEDRRAPARSGARTRGLVLTFGLIALCTAYGEGAMADWGALHLEQDLKAAPGVAAVGYSCFALAMTVGRLTGTVLLERLGRTRTLVAGGATAAGGMLLGSLAPSVWAALLGFAVTGLGLANIFPTAVERAGALGGPDGVATASTLGYGGMLLGPPAIGFMADWFSLSTALTSVALLAAVAAAIAVVTRHAARS; this is translated from the coding sequence GTGCCGGGCAGCAGGACCGACCTCGTCCGCCTGCGTACCGTTCTGACCACCTTCTTCGCCCTCGACGGCTTCGTCTTCGCCGGGTGGGTCGTGCGCATCCCGGCCATCAAGGCGCAGACCGGCGCCTCCGCGAGCGCGCTGGGGCTGGCGCTGCTCGGGGTCTCGGCCGGGGCCGTCGTCACCATGACGCTCACCGGCCGCCTCTGCCGCCGCTTCGGCAGCCATCCCGTGACCGTCGTCTGCGCCGTGCTGCTCTCGCTCAGCATCGCCCTGCCGCCGCTCACCCACTCGGCCTGGGCGCTCGGCGCGGTGCTGTGCGTGTTCGGTGCGGCGTACGGCGGGATCAACGTCGCCTTCAACAGCGCGGCCGTGGACCTGGTGGCCGCGCTGGGGCGGCCGATCATGCCCAGCTTCCATGCCGCCTTCAGTCTGGGCGGGATGGTCGGGGCGGGGCTCGGCGGCCTGGTCGCCGGGTCGCTGACGCCGACGCAGCACCTGCTGTGTCTCACCGTGATCGGACTGGTCGTGACGGCCGTGGCGGGCCGCGCCCTGCTGCGCCAGGAACCGCCGCGGCCCCCGGAGCCGACGCCGGAGGACCGGCGGGCCCCGGCGCGTTCGGGCGCGCGCACCCGGGGGCTCGTCCTCACCTTCGGTCTGATCGCGCTGTGCACCGCCTACGGCGAGGGCGCCATGGCCGACTGGGGCGCGCTCCACCTGGAGCAGGACCTCAAGGCCGCACCGGGCGTCGCCGCGGTGGGGTACTCCTGCTTCGCCCTCGCCATGACCGTCGGCCGGCTCACCGGGACGGTGCTCCTCGAACGGCTGGGCCGGACCCGGACCCTGGTCGCCGGGGGTGCGACGGCCGCGGGCGGCATGCTGCTCGGCTCGCTCGCCCCCTCCGTCTGGGCCGCCCTGCTCGGCTTCGCCGTCACCGGGCTGGGGCTCGCCAACATCTTCCCCACGGCGGTGGAACGCGCCGGTGCGCTCGGCGGTCCGGACGGCGTCGCCACCGCGTCCACGCTCGGCTACGGCGGCATGCTCCTCGGTCCGCCGGCGATCGGCTTCATGGCCGACTGGTTCTCCCTGTCCACCGCGCTCACCAGCGTCGCGCTCCTCGCCGCGGTGGCCGCCGCCATCGCCGTCGTCACCCGCCACGCGGCCCGGTCCTGA
- a CDS encoding maleylpyruvate isomerase N-terminal domain-containing protein produces the protein MDTTRFLETLDHEGRLLGEIAEETGPGTEVPTCPGWQVRDLLAHTGAIHRWATAFVAEGHTSPRPQGEAPELTGDALLAWYRDGHRRLVDTLAAAPPGLRCWTFLPGAAAPVAFWARRQAHETAVHRVDAEAARGAAPAAVAVDPAHGFAPAFAADGIDELLRGFHARSRSRVRTPEPRVLRVRATDVPDAVWTVRLSPEPPVTERGATAGADCELAGPAAVLHLALWNRAPVPSVTGDTALAGLWRETSAIG, from the coding sequence ATGGACACCACCCGCTTCCTGGAGACGCTCGACCACGAGGGCCGGCTGCTCGGCGAGATCGCCGAGGAGACCGGCCCGGGGACCGAGGTGCCGACCTGCCCCGGCTGGCAGGTGCGCGACCTGCTCGCGCACACCGGCGCGATCCACCGCTGGGCCACCGCGTTCGTCGCCGAGGGGCACACCTCTCCCCGCCCCCAGGGCGAGGCCCCGGAGCTGACCGGGGACGCGCTCCTGGCCTGGTACCGCGACGGCCACCGCCGGCTCGTCGACACGCTCGCCGCCGCCCCGCCCGGTCTGCGGTGCTGGACCTTCCTGCCCGGCGCGGCTGCCCCGGTCGCCTTCTGGGCGCGGCGGCAGGCGCACGAGACGGCCGTGCACCGCGTGGACGCCGAGGCCGCGCGCGGCGCCGCGCCCGCCGCCGTCGCCGTGGACCCCGCGCACGGCTTCGCGCCCGCGTTCGCCGCCGACGGCATCGACGAGTTGCTGCGCGGCTTCCACGCCCGCTCCCGCAGCCGGGTGCGGACGCCGGAGCCGCGGGTCCTGCGGGTACGGGCCACCGATGTCCCGGACGCGGTGTGGACCGTACGGCTCTCCCCGGAGCCCCCGGTCACCGAGCGGGGCGCGACCGCCGGCGCCGACTGCGAGCTGGCCGGGCCCGCCGCCGTCCTCCACCTCGCCCTCTGGAATCGCGCTCCGGTCCCCTCCGTCACCGGCGACACCGCGCTCGCCGGCCTCTGGCGGGAGACGTCGGCCATCGGCTGA
- a CDS encoding response regulator transcription factor — protein sequence MIRVLLADDQSLVRAGFKALLDAQPDIEVAGEAADGEEALRAVRALGPDVVLMDIRMPLLDGLAATRRITEDARLGGVRVIMLTTFELDEYVFEAIRSGASGFLVKDTEPAELLRAVRAVVEGDALLSPGVTRRLIAEFAARSKEPAAAASLARLTEREREVMALVGLGLSNEEIARRLVVSPLTAKTHVSRTMVKLGARDRAQLVVLAYESGLVRPGWLG from the coding sequence GTGATCCGCGTACTGCTCGCCGACGACCAGTCGCTGGTCAGAGCGGGATTCAAGGCACTGCTCGACGCCCAGCCGGACATCGAGGTGGCGGGCGAGGCGGCCGACGGGGAGGAGGCCCTGCGGGCTGTGCGCGCGCTCGGACCCGACGTCGTCCTGATGGACATCCGGATGCCCCTGCTCGACGGCCTCGCCGCGACCCGCCGCATCACCGAGGACGCGCGGCTGGGCGGGGTCAGGGTGATCATGCTGACCACCTTCGAGCTCGACGAGTACGTCTTCGAGGCGATCCGCTCCGGCGCTTCCGGCTTCCTCGTCAAGGACACCGAGCCGGCGGAACTGCTGCGCGCGGTACGGGCGGTGGTCGAGGGGGACGCGCTGCTGTCGCCCGGGGTGACCCGGCGGCTGATCGCCGAGTTCGCCGCCCGCTCCAAGGAACCCGCGGCCGCCGCGTCGCTCGCCCGGCTCACCGAACGCGAGCGGGAGGTGATGGCCCTGGTCGGCCTGGGGCTGTCCAACGAGGAGATCGCGCGCCGCCTCGTCGTCAGCCCGCTGACCGCCAAGACGCACGTCAGCCGCACGATGGTCAAACTGGGCGCCCGCGACCGCGCGCAACTGGTCGTCCTGGCCTACGAGTCGGGGCTGGTGCGGCCGGGGTGGCTGGGATGA